The following are encoded together in the Diachasmimorpha longicaudata isolate KC_UGA_2023 chromosome 3, iyDiaLong2, whole genome shotgun sequence genome:
- the LOC135160833 gene encoding general transcriptional corepressor trfA-like isoform X1, giving the protein MRRNQVQTLNIFIIVDDYYQPGNTAPRDRSQSQMETEVRTLKQELTRTRDALKSATKRCRELVRELDSLTVCHESERNLRDQQLSKILRALLVLESRLRQEQKSIRQQLCEKDNVIKNQQLEIAKLRRYTKNYIKSKREQGLCKSPSTPETMETPGDQEADITRFDNGLGNDIQRLKREIITKFSGADDEMRSCVRKTDSFAGSDVSKESLTSSENTDGSIVTTTTDGSPSLISTEGFCEGESSDVSPGSTLNKSTRQMRNNSDSDSEGRTVLENLGDDDSIGRRRLGVLRKEPLVIFDNQVTKMTRSDSKDDGMDCNFVSGDEEEGEPIYVNSFNDNNQRNFRENETRFLDDSHNNNNNSNNNNNNNSSGLSKIDSGDKLPEETSGNWYSDPDEDRIQDDIIRHNTYRPNSNHNSVLECVNQILLRDMEDEETILSVSRKFKHRGRIVSFQAARLSDIESVGSEMERRNSEEVTPEKDLEACSEDEYGMKIPHSNHLIPHGNHCASESSPEDELDDNSSTRAIPIVIIEPNLSTPPSKNPSISPDLSLKSRSSPSPILRLERIEEKTCLSMSSKGLTIAKNLDYEDIESLPEVISPPSKTPPALPPKPQFKNNTLILKKIPSPSFLIDETRKKNPQSSETPAYVKRMFGITGTPSKPPIPTARSLNFKDTPRKSNVDNGNLKAVGKVVNEEGEPARVTNIVKHFEEFKIGESDKTKETSKGKSVEIEEMDIRQNFEEFNLDECDLSDDPDRPEGDGSERLTNGVFSRQESVKDNNNGDSGNSNGIYDHFLEATGLSTKSILTPSRLLSNHKSMLKPKDVKYKSKIKATGGMEKSGSQTQVRHWTGPFV; this is encoded by the exons ATGAGGCGGAATCAAGTTCAAACTCTTAACATTTTCATTATCGTCGACGATTATTATCAGCCTGGAAACACCGCGCCTCGCGATAGGAGTCAGTCGCAG ATGGAGACTGAAGTCCGCACTCTGAAGCAGGAGCTCACCCGCACCCGCGACGCCTTAAAATCCGCAACAAAGCGTTGTCGTGAATTGGTACGGGAGTTAGATTCTCTAACGGTGTGTCACGAGTCTGAGCGTAACTTACGGGATCAACAGCTCTCTAAAATTCTCCGGGCCCTCCTTGTTCTCGAATCACGACTACGACAGGAGCAAAAATCAATCAGACAGCAGTTATGTGAGAAGGACAATGTCATCAAGAATCAGCAGTTGGAGATTGCCAAGTTGAGGCGATACACAAAGAATTACATAAAGAGTAAAAGGGAACAGGGATTGTGCAAGAGCCCCTCGACACCGGAGACTATGGAAACTCCTGGAGATCAGGAGGCCGATATTACCCGATTTGACAATGGTCTTGGGAATGATATTCAGAGGTTGAAGAGAGAAATTATTACGAAATTCAGTGGTGCTGATGATGAGATGAGAAGTTGTGTCAGGAAGACTGACAGTTTTGCGGGAAGTGATGTATCCAAGGAGAGTCTAACGAGCAGTGAAAATACTGACGGATCCATTGTGACAACAACTACGGATGGAAGTCCATCGTTAATAAGCACCGAGGGCTTTTGCGAGGGTGAGAGCAGTGATGTATCGCCTGGCTCAACTCTCAACAAATCCACAAGACAAATGCGAAATAACTCAGACAGTGATAGCGAGGGTAGAACAGTCTTGGAAAATCTGGGGGATGATGATTCCATTGGGAGGAGGAGGCTTGGAGTCCTGAGGAAGGAGCCTCTGGTCATTTTTGATAACCAAGTCACCAAGATGACGAGGAGTGACAGCAAGGATGATGGCATGGACTGTAATTTTGTATCTGGTGACGAGGAAGAGGGCGAACCTATCTATGTGAATTCTTTCAACGATAACAACCAGAGGAATTTCCGGGAAAATGAAACACGATTCCTTGATGACAGccataataacaataataacagcaataataataacaataataatagtagTGG ATTATCAAAAATAGACTCAGGAGACAAGCTCCCAGAGGAGACCAGCGGCAATTGGTACAGCGATCCTGACGAGGATCGAATCCAAGACGATATAATCCGCCACAACACCTACCGTCCCAACAGCAATCATAATTCTGTCCTGGAGTGCGTCAACCAGATCCTCCTCCGGGATATGGAGGACGAGGAGACAATTCTCTCAGTCTCACGGAAGTTCAAACACCGTGGAAGAATCGTGAGTTTTCAAGCGGCCCGTTTATCGGACATTGAATCCGTTGGTTCGGAAATGGAGCGGAGAAATTCCGAGGAGGTGACACCCGAGAAAGACCTCGAGGCTTGCTCCGAGGATGAATACGGTATGAAGATTCCCCACTCGAATCACCTGATTCCACATGGTAATCATTGTGCAAGTGAATCGAGTCCAGAGGATGAGCTGGACGATAACTCATCAACTCGAGCAATTCCGATTGTCATAATCGAACCGAATCTGTCGACACCTCCGTCAAAAAATCCCTCCATCTCCCCAGACCTCTCCTTGAAATCCCGATCCTCTCCCTCGCCTATCCTTCGACTGGAGAGGATCGAGGAGAAGACCTGTCTCTCGATGTCGTCGAAGGGCCTCACAATAGCCAAGAATCTGGACTACGAAGACATTGAATCGCTCCCAGAGGTCATCTCCCCTCCCTCCAAGACTCCTCCAGCCCTTCCACCGAAGCCTCAGTTCAAGAACAACACACTGATCCTGAAGAAGATCCCCAGTCCTTCGTTTCTGATCGACGAGACTCGTAAGAAAAATCCCCAGAGCAGTGAGACCCCAGCGTACGTCAAGAGAATGTTTGGAATTACTGGGACACCATCAAAGCCACCAATACCTACTGCGAGGAGTCTGAACTTTAAGGACACCCCTCGAAAGTCGAACGTTGACAATGGAAATCTGAAGGCAGTTGGAAAGGTAGTGAATGAGGAGGGTGAGCCTGCCAGGGTGACGAACATCGTGAAGCATTTCGAGGAGTTTAAAATCGGTGAGAGCGACAAGACCAAGGAGACCTCAAAGGGAAAATCTGTGGAGATTGAGGAAATGGACATCAGGCAAAATTTCGAGGAGTTTAATCTCGATGAATGCGACTTGTCAGACGATCCTGACAGGCCTGAGGGCGATGGCTCCGAGAGACTGACCAATGGAGTATTCAGTCGACAGGAGAGTGTCAAGGATAATAACAATGGTGACAGTGGTAATTCTAATGGAATTTACGATCACTTCCTGGAGGCGACGGGACTTAGCACTAAGTCCATTCTAACGCCCTCGAGGTTACTCAGTAATCACAAGAGTATGCTGAAGCCGAAGGATGTCAAGTACAAGAGCAAGATCAAGGCGACTGGGGGAATGGAGAAGAGTGGAAGTCAGACGCAGGTCAGGCACTGGACGGGACCTTTTGTATGA
- the LOC135160833 gene encoding uncharacterized protein DDB_G0289357-like isoform X3 — translation MSCRRKIDSKLSLDYTAMETEVRTLKQELTRTRDALKSATKRCRELVRELDSLTVCHESERNLRDQQLSKILRALLVLESRLRQEQKSIRQQLCEKDNVIKNQQLEIAKLRRYTKNYIKSKREQGLCKSPSTPETMETPGDQEADITRFDNGLGNDIQRLKREIITKFSGADDEMRSCVRKTDSFAGSDVSKESLTSSENTDGSIVTTTTDGSPSLISTEGFCEGESSDVSPGSTLNKSTRQMRNNSDSDSEGRTVLENLGDDDSIGRRRLGVLRKEPLVIFDNQVTKMTRSDSKDDGMDCNFVSGDEEEGEPIYVNSFNDNNQRNFRENETRFLDDSHNNNNNSNNNNNNNSSGLSKIDSGDKLPEETSGNWYSDPDEDRIQDDIIRHNTYRPNSNHNSVLECVNQILLRDMEDEETILSVSRKFKHRGRIVSFQAARLSDIESVGSEMERRNSEEVTPEKDLEACSEDEYGMKIPHSNHLIPHGNHCASESSPEDELDDNSSTRAIPIVIIEPNLSTPPSKNPSISPDLSLKSRSSPSPILRLERIEEKTCLSMSSKGLTIAKNLDYEDIESLPEVISPPSKTPPALPPKPQFKNNTLILKKIPSPSFLIDETRKKNPQSSETPAYVKRMFGITGTPSKPPIPTARSLNFKDTPRKSNVDNGNLKAVGKVVNEEGEPARVTNIVKHFEEFKIGESDKTKETSKGKSVEIEEMDIRQNFEEFNLDECDLSDDPDRPEGDGSERLTNGVFSRQESVKDNNNGDSGNSNGIYDHFLEATGLSTKSILTPSRLLSNHKSMLKPKDVKYKSKIKATGGMEKSGSQTQVRHWTGPFV, via the exons ATGTCATGTAgaagaaaaatcgactctaaACTCTCCCTCGATTATACAGCG ATGGAGACTGAAGTCCGCACTCTGAAGCAGGAGCTCACCCGCACCCGCGACGCCTTAAAATCCGCAACAAAGCGTTGTCGTGAATTGGTACGGGAGTTAGATTCTCTAACGGTGTGTCACGAGTCTGAGCGTAACTTACGGGATCAACAGCTCTCTAAAATTCTCCGGGCCCTCCTTGTTCTCGAATCACGACTACGACAGGAGCAAAAATCAATCAGACAGCAGTTATGTGAGAAGGACAATGTCATCAAGAATCAGCAGTTGGAGATTGCCAAGTTGAGGCGATACACAAAGAATTACATAAAGAGTAAAAGGGAACAGGGATTGTGCAAGAGCCCCTCGACACCGGAGACTATGGAAACTCCTGGAGATCAGGAGGCCGATATTACCCGATTTGACAATGGTCTTGGGAATGATATTCAGAGGTTGAAGAGAGAAATTATTACGAAATTCAGTGGTGCTGATGATGAGATGAGAAGTTGTGTCAGGAAGACTGACAGTTTTGCGGGAAGTGATGTATCCAAGGAGAGTCTAACGAGCAGTGAAAATACTGACGGATCCATTGTGACAACAACTACGGATGGAAGTCCATCGTTAATAAGCACCGAGGGCTTTTGCGAGGGTGAGAGCAGTGATGTATCGCCTGGCTCAACTCTCAACAAATCCACAAGACAAATGCGAAATAACTCAGACAGTGATAGCGAGGGTAGAACAGTCTTGGAAAATCTGGGGGATGATGATTCCATTGGGAGGAGGAGGCTTGGAGTCCTGAGGAAGGAGCCTCTGGTCATTTTTGATAACCAAGTCACCAAGATGACGAGGAGTGACAGCAAGGATGATGGCATGGACTGTAATTTTGTATCTGGTGACGAGGAAGAGGGCGAACCTATCTATGTGAATTCTTTCAACGATAACAACCAGAGGAATTTCCGGGAAAATGAAACACGATTCCTTGATGACAGccataataacaataataacagcaataataataacaataataatagtagTGG ATTATCAAAAATAGACTCAGGAGACAAGCTCCCAGAGGAGACCAGCGGCAATTGGTACAGCGATCCTGACGAGGATCGAATCCAAGACGATATAATCCGCCACAACACCTACCGTCCCAACAGCAATCATAATTCTGTCCTGGAGTGCGTCAACCAGATCCTCCTCCGGGATATGGAGGACGAGGAGACAATTCTCTCAGTCTCACGGAAGTTCAAACACCGTGGAAGAATCGTGAGTTTTCAAGCGGCCCGTTTATCGGACATTGAATCCGTTGGTTCGGAAATGGAGCGGAGAAATTCCGAGGAGGTGACACCCGAGAAAGACCTCGAGGCTTGCTCCGAGGATGAATACGGTATGAAGATTCCCCACTCGAATCACCTGATTCCACATGGTAATCATTGTGCAAGTGAATCGAGTCCAGAGGATGAGCTGGACGATAACTCATCAACTCGAGCAATTCCGATTGTCATAATCGAACCGAATCTGTCGACACCTCCGTCAAAAAATCCCTCCATCTCCCCAGACCTCTCCTTGAAATCCCGATCCTCTCCCTCGCCTATCCTTCGACTGGAGAGGATCGAGGAGAAGACCTGTCTCTCGATGTCGTCGAAGGGCCTCACAATAGCCAAGAATCTGGACTACGAAGACATTGAATCGCTCCCAGAGGTCATCTCCCCTCCCTCCAAGACTCCTCCAGCCCTTCCACCGAAGCCTCAGTTCAAGAACAACACACTGATCCTGAAGAAGATCCCCAGTCCTTCGTTTCTGATCGACGAGACTCGTAAGAAAAATCCCCAGAGCAGTGAGACCCCAGCGTACGTCAAGAGAATGTTTGGAATTACTGGGACACCATCAAAGCCACCAATACCTACTGCGAGGAGTCTGAACTTTAAGGACACCCCTCGAAAGTCGAACGTTGACAATGGAAATCTGAAGGCAGTTGGAAAGGTAGTGAATGAGGAGGGTGAGCCTGCCAGGGTGACGAACATCGTGAAGCATTTCGAGGAGTTTAAAATCGGTGAGAGCGACAAGACCAAGGAGACCTCAAAGGGAAAATCTGTGGAGATTGAGGAAATGGACATCAGGCAAAATTTCGAGGAGTTTAATCTCGATGAATGCGACTTGTCAGACGATCCTGACAGGCCTGAGGGCGATGGCTCCGAGAGACTGACCAATGGAGTATTCAGTCGACAGGAGAGTGTCAAGGATAATAACAATGGTGACAGTGGTAATTCTAATGGAATTTACGATCACTTCCTGGAGGCGACGGGACTTAGCACTAAGTCCATTCTAACGCCCTCGAGGTTACTCAGTAATCACAAGAGTATGCTGAAGCCGAAGGATGTCAAGTACAAGAGCAAGATCAAGGCGACTGGGGGAATGGAGAAGAGTGGAAGTCAGACGCAGGTCAGGCACTGGACGGGACCTTTTGTATGA
- the LOC135160833 gene encoding uncharacterized protein DDB_G0289357-like isoform X5 encodes METEVRTLKQELTRTRDALKSATKRCRELVRELDSLTVCHESERNLRDQQLSKILRALLVLESRLRQEQKSIRQQLCEKDNVIKNQQLEIAKLRRYTKNYIKSKREQGLCKSPSTPETMETPGDQEADITRFDNGLGNDIQRLKREIITKFSGADDEMRSCVRKTDSFAGSDVSKESLTSSENTDGSIVTTTTDGSPSLISTEGFCEGESSDVSPGSTLNKSTRQMRNNSDSDSEGRTVLENLGDDDSIGRRRLGVLRKEPLVIFDNQVTKMTRSDSKDDGMDCNFVSGDEEEGEPIYVNSFNDNNQRNFRENETRFLDDSHNNNNNSNNNNNNNSSGLSKIDSGDKLPEETSGNWYSDPDEDRIQDDIIRHNTYRPNSNHNSVLECVNQILLRDMEDEETILSVSRKFKHRGRIVSFQAARLSDIESVGSEMERRNSEEVTPEKDLEACSEDEYGMKIPHSNHLIPHGNHCASESSPEDELDDNSSTRAIPIVIIEPNLSTPPSKNPSISPDLSLKSRSSPSPILRLERIEEKTCLSMSSKGLTIAKNLDYEDIESLPEVISPPSKTPPALPPKPQFKNNTLILKKIPSPSFLIDETRKKNPQSSETPAYVKRMFGITGTPSKPPIPTARSLNFKDTPRKSNVDNGNLKAVGKVVNEEGEPARVTNIVKHFEEFKIGESDKTKETSKGKSVEIEEMDIRQNFEEFNLDECDLSDDPDRPEGDGSERLTNGVFSRQESVKDNNNGDSGNSNGIYDHFLEATGLSTKSILTPSRLLSNHKSMLKPKDVKYKSKIKATGGMEKSGSQTQVRHWTGPFV; translated from the exons ATGGAGACTGAAGTCCGCACTCTGAAGCAGGAGCTCACCCGCACCCGCGACGCCTTAAAATCCGCAACAAAGCGTTGTCGTGAATTGGTACGGGAGTTAGATTCTCTAACGGTGTGTCACGAGTCTGAGCGTAACTTACGGGATCAACAGCTCTCTAAAATTCTCCGGGCCCTCCTTGTTCTCGAATCACGACTACGACAGGAGCAAAAATCAATCAGACAGCAGTTATGTGAGAAGGACAATGTCATCAAGAATCAGCAGTTGGAGATTGCCAAGTTGAGGCGATACACAAAGAATTACATAAAGAGTAAAAGGGAACAGGGATTGTGCAAGAGCCCCTCGACACCGGAGACTATGGAAACTCCTGGAGATCAGGAGGCCGATATTACCCGATTTGACAATGGTCTTGGGAATGATATTCAGAGGTTGAAGAGAGAAATTATTACGAAATTCAGTGGTGCTGATGATGAGATGAGAAGTTGTGTCAGGAAGACTGACAGTTTTGCGGGAAGTGATGTATCCAAGGAGAGTCTAACGAGCAGTGAAAATACTGACGGATCCATTGTGACAACAACTACGGATGGAAGTCCATCGTTAATAAGCACCGAGGGCTTTTGCGAGGGTGAGAGCAGTGATGTATCGCCTGGCTCAACTCTCAACAAATCCACAAGACAAATGCGAAATAACTCAGACAGTGATAGCGAGGGTAGAACAGTCTTGGAAAATCTGGGGGATGATGATTCCATTGGGAGGAGGAGGCTTGGAGTCCTGAGGAAGGAGCCTCTGGTCATTTTTGATAACCAAGTCACCAAGATGACGAGGAGTGACAGCAAGGATGATGGCATGGACTGTAATTTTGTATCTGGTGACGAGGAAGAGGGCGAACCTATCTATGTGAATTCTTTCAACGATAACAACCAGAGGAATTTCCGGGAAAATGAAACACGATTCCTTGATGACAGccataataacaataataacagcaataataataacaataataatagtagTGG ATTATCAAAAATAGACTCAGGAGACAAGCTCCCAGAGGAGACCAGCGGCAATTGGTACAGCGATCCTGACGAGGATCGAATCCAAGACGATATAATCCGCCACAACACCTACCGTCCCAACAGCAATCATAATTCTGTCCTGGAGTGCGTCAACCAGATCCTCCTCCGGGATATGGAGGACGAGGAGACAATTCTCTCAGTCTCACGGAAGTTCAAACACCGTGGAAGAATCGTGAGTTTTCAAGCGGCCCGTTTATCGGACATTGAATCCGTTGGTTCGGAAATGGAGCGGAGAAATTCCGAGGAGGTGACACCCGAGAAAGACCTCGAGGCTTGCTCCGAGGATGAATACGGTATGAAGATTCCCCACTCGAATCACCTGATTCCACATGGTAATCATTGTGCAAGTGAATCGAGTCCAGAGGATGAGCTGGACGATAACTCATCAACTCGAGCAATTCCGATTGTCATAATCGAACCGAATCTGTCGACACCTCCGTCAAAAAATCCCTCCATCTCCCCAGACCTCTCCTTGAAATCCCGATCCTCTCCCTCGCCTATCCTTCGACTGGAGAGGATCGAGGAGAAGACCTGTCTCTCGATGTCGTCGAAGGGCCTCACAATAGCCAAGAATCTGGACTACGAAGACATTGAATCGCTCCCAGAGGTCATCTCCCCTCCCTCCAAGACTCCTCCAGCCCTTCCACCGAAGCCTCAGTTCAAGAACAACACACTGATCCTGAAGAAGATCCCCAGTCCTTCGTTTCTGATCGACGAGACTCGTAAGAAAAATCCCCAGAGCAGTGAGACCCCAGCGTACGTCAAGAGAATGTTTGGAATTACTGGGACACCATCAAAGCCACCAATACCTACTGCGAGGAGTCTGAACTTTAAGGACACCCCTCGAAAGTCGAACGTTGACAATGGAAATCTGAAGGCAGTTGGAAAGGTAGTGAATGAGGAGGGTGAGCCTGCCAGGGTGACGAACATCGTGAAGCATTTCGAGGAGTTTAAAATCGGTGAGAGCGACAAGACCAAGGAGACCTCAAAGGGAAAATCTGTGGAGATTGAGGAAATGGACATCAGGCAAAATTTCGAGGAGTTTAATCTCGATGAATGCGACTTGTCAGACGATCCTGACAGGCCTGAGGGCGATGGCTCCGAGAGACTGACCAATGGAGTATTCAGTCGACAGGAGAGTGTCAAGGATAATAACAATGGTGACAGTGGTAATTCTAATGGAATTTACGATCACTTCCTGGAGGCGACGGGACTTAGCACTAAGTCCATTCTAACGCCCTCGAGGTTACTCAGTAATCACAAGAGTATGCTGAAGCCGAAGGATGTCAAGTACAAGAGCAAGATCAAGGCGACTGGGGGAATGGAGAAGAGTGGAAGTCAGACGCAGGTCAGGCACTGGACGGGACCTTTTGTATGA
- the LOC135160833 gene encoding uncharacterized protein DDB_G0289357-like isoform X4, with protein sequence MMETEVRTLKQELTRTRDALKSATKRCRELVRELDSLTVCHESERNLRDQQLSKILRALLVLESRLRQEQKSIRQQLCEKDNVIKNQQLEIAKLRRYTKNYIKSKREQGLCKSPSTPETMETPGDQEADITRFDNGLGNDIQRLKREIITKFSGADDEMRSCVRKTDSFAGSDVSKESLTSSENTDGSIVTTTTDGSPSLISTEGFCEGESSDVSPGSTLNKSTRQMRNNSDSDSEGRTVLENLGDDDSIGRRRLGVLRKEPLVIFDNQVTKMTRSDSKDDGMDCNFVSGDEEEGEPIYVNSFNDNNQRNFRENETRFLDDSHNNNNNSNNNNNNNSSGLSKIDSGDKLPEETSGNWYSDPDEDRIQDDIIRHNTYRPNSNHNSVLECVNQILLRDMEDEETILSVSRKFKHRGRIVSFQAARLSDIESVGSEMERRNSEEVTPEKDLEACSEDEYGMKIPHSNHLIPHGNHCASESSPEDELDDNSSTRAIPIVIIEPNLSTPPSKNPSISPDLSLKSRSSPSPILRLERIEEKTCLSMSSKGLTIAKNLDYEDIESLPEVISPPSKTPPALPPKPQFKNNTLILKKIPSPSFLIDETRKKNPQSSETPAYVKRMFGITGTPSKPPIPTARSLNFKDTPRKSNVDNGNLKAVGKVVNEEGEPARVTNIVKHFEEFKIGESDKTKETSKGKSVEIEEMDIRQNFEEFNLDECDLSDDPDRPEGDGSERLTNGVFSRQESVKDNNNGDSGNSNGIYDHFLEATGLSTKSILTPSRLLSNHKSMLKPKDVKYKSKIKATGGMEKSGSQTQVRHWTGPFV encoded by the exons ATGGAGACTGAAGTCCGCACTCTGAAGCAGGAGCTCACCCGCACCCGCGACGCCTTAAAATCCGCAACAAAGCGTTGTCGTGAATTGGTACGGGAGTTAGATTCTCTAACGGTGTGTCACGAGTCTGAGCGTAACTTACGGGATCAACAGCTCTCTAAAATTCTCCGGGCCCTCCTTGTTCTCGAATCACGACTACGACAGGAGCAAAAATCAATCAGACAGCAGTTATGTGAGAAGGACAATGTCATCAAGAATCAGCAGTTGGAGATTGCCAAGTTGAGGCGATACACAAAGAATTACATAAAGAGTAAAAGGGAACAGGGATTGTGCAAGAGCCCCTCGACACCGGAGACTATGGAAACTCCTGGAGATCAGGAGGCCGATATTACCCGATTTGACAATGGTCTTGGGAATGATATTCAGAGGTTGAAGAGAGAAATTATTACGAAATTCAGTGGTGCTGATGATGAGATGAGAAGTTGTGTCAGGAAGACTGACAGTTTTGCGGGAAGTGATGTATCCAAGGAGAGTCTAACGAGCAGTGAAAATACTGACGGATCCATTGTGACAACAACTACGGATGGAAGTCCATCGTTAATAAGCACCGAGGGCTTTTGCGAGGGTGAGAGCAGTGATGTATCGCCTGGCTCAACTCTCAACAAATCCACAAGACAAATGCGAAATAACTCAGACAGTGATAGCGAGGGTAGAACAGTCTTGGAAAATCTGGGGGATGATGATTCCATTGGGAGGAGGAGGCTTGGAGTCCTGAGGAAGGAGCCTCTGGTCATTTTTGATAACCAAGTCACCAAGATGACGAGGAGTGACAGCAAGGATGATGGCATGGACTGTAATTTTGTATCTGGTGACGAGGAAGAGGGCGAACCTATCTATGTGAATTCTTTCAACGATAACAACCAGAGGAATTTCCGGGAAAATGAAACACGATTCCTTGATGACAGccataataacaataataacagcaataataataacaataataatagtagTGG ATTATCAAAAATAGACTCAGGAGACAAGCTCCCAGAGGAGACCAGCGGCAATTGGTACAGCGATCCTGACGAGGATCGAATCCAAGACGATATAATCCGCCACAACACCTACCGTCCCAACAGCAATCATAATTCTGTCCTGGAGTGCGTCAACCAGATCCTCCTCCGGGATATGGAGGACGAGGAGACAATTCTCTCAGTCTCACGGAAGTTCAAACACCGTGGAAGAATCGTGAGTTTTCAAGCGGCCCGTTTATCGGACATTGAATCCGTTGGTTCGGAAATGGAGCGGAGAAATTCCGAGGAGGTGACACCCGAGAAAGACCTCGAGGCTTGCTCCGAGGATGAATACGGTATGAAGATTCCCCACTCGAATCACCTGATTCCACATGGTAATCATTGTGCAAGTGAATCGAGTCCAGAGGATGAGCTGGACGATAACTCATCAACTCGAGCAATTCCGATTGTCATAATCGAACCGAATCTGTCGACACCTCCGTCAAAAAATCCCTCCATCTCCCCAGACCTCTCCTTGAAATCCCGATCCTCTCCCTCGCCTATCCTTCGACTGGAGAGGATCGAGGAGAAGACCTGTCTCTCGATGTCGTCGAAGGGCCTCACAATAGCCAAGAATCTGGACTACGAAGACATTGAATCGCTCCCAGAGGTCATCTCCCCTCCCTCCAAGACTCCTCCAGCCCTTCCACCGAAGCCTCAGTTCAAGAACAACACACTGATCCTGAAGAAGATCCCCAGTCCTTCGTTTCTGATCGACGAGACTCGTAAGAAAAATCCCCAGAGCAGTGAGACCCCAGCGTACGTCAAGAGAATGTTTGGAATTACTGGGACACCATCAAAGCCACCAATACCTACTGCGAGGAGTCTGAACTTTAAGGACACCCCTCGAAAGTCGAACGTTGACAATGGAAATCTGAAGGCAGTTGGAAAGGTAGTGAATGAGGAGGGTGAGCCTGCCAGGGTGACGAACATCGTGAAGCATTTCGAGGAGTTTAAAATCGGTGAGAGCGACAAGACCAAGGAGACCTCAAAGGGAAAATCTGTGGAGATTGAGGAAATGGACATCAGGCAAAATTTCGAGGAGTTTAATCTCGATGAATGCGACTTGTCAGACGATCCTGACAGGCCTGAGGGCGATGGCTCCGAGAGACTGACCAATGGAGTATTCAGTCGACAGGAGAGTGTCAAGGATAATAACAATGGTGACAGTGGTAATTCTAATGGAATTTACGATCACTTCCTGGAGGCGACGGGACTTAGCACTAAGTCCATTCTAACGCCCTCGAGGTTACTCAGTAATCACAAGAGTATGCTGAAGCCGAAGGATGTCAAGTACAAGAGCAAGATCAAGGCGACTGGGGGAATGGAGAAGAGTGGAAGTCAGACGCAGGTCAGGCACTGGACGGGACCTTTTGTATGA